One genomic segment of Ricinus communis isolate WT05 ecotype wild-type chromosome 3, ASM1957865v1, whole genome shotgun sequence includes these proteins:
- the LOC8272547 gene encoding uncharacterized protein LOC8272547 isoform X1 produces MATLEEITDLFSKLAFHLQTLSHASSPKDSNSFIDLSISKLNQSLNIIDNTQTRVLDTALSLMCFRAPQVFDSTIEYLVKTIVSVLSSSIRCNVLRLEKEEVLQIGSAISKKSFLEFIQVVNDVVSKLEENGMPCHLLLCAFARVAVSASCYRYLVPSMHVLDTKSINGKSSALSKLLCSLPKDSLNNHEIPPRLLSWYLDPLALKHNISNILQVTMERPFLLSSKEFYDRMEWRSILMCLVLSPTMFIHTKALLHNWFMLTGLGSILELLIELVALILDVISRPTWWGMSMELGSKLPYANAYFPYKNHLLRILVGPLSSISFLQLVYRTTESVSHIMEQFGRTCKASVLKIASTESKSIWALAICFPDWFYFASVLLFSTNCFQKSHQSKRIFGVPKSGKTNNKEQSPPAAAAARYIAWILSPNNQSQQDWLFGGLTKISEFWTLRQIDLGTSGRDIASCRKKLKNSKCYNIEEDFSLGTEDNCQTIGLWLKEFQSIMKHGNESVNNLYSCEANSYVFAFENHMFFRRIPLGILIGFPSYVNEDGFELLLHYAATGRMLPLTTKNDRKDHLEKKSMGLEDLGLGSNSKKEAVAGACLVFSLSDTVERISASLFENEKSGLDAISQVKLRAGRYLIKCLKSLIQLNIAEDGHATQMDLHDRLERWRHQGQEMLNIDKDLDDAIKALSNELLPS; encoded by the exons ATGGCCACATTAGAAGAAATAACTGATCTCTTCTCGAAACTCGCATTTCACCTCCAAACCCTGTCTCATGCTTCGTCGCCAAAAgattcaaattcttttattgatcTCTCAATTTCAAAGCTTAATCAGTCTCTCAACATAATTGACAATACTCAAACTAGGGTTTTAGATACCGCTCTCTCTCTCATGTGCTTCAGAGCGCCACAG GTTTTTGATTCTACGATTGAGTATCTGGTGAAGACAATTGTTAGTGTGTTGTCTTCTTCGATAAGGTGTAACGTGTTGCGATTGGAGAAAGAAGAGGTTTTGCAAATTGGTAGTGCAATTTCCAAAAAAAGTTTTCTTGAATTTATTCAAGTTGTCAATGACGTTGTTTCGAAATTAGAGGAAAATG GGATGCCTTGTCATTTGCTTTTATGTGCTTTCGCTAGAGTTGCGGTTTCAGCATCCTGCTATAGATATTTGGTCCCCTCAATGCATGTATTGGatactaaatcaattaatgGAAAAAGCTCTGCTCTTTCAAAGCTCCTCTGTTCCTTGCCTAAAGACTCTCTGAACAACCATGAAATACCACCAAG GTTGCTATCCTGGTATCTCGATCCACTAGCCTTAAAGCATAATATCTCAAATATTTTGCAAGTCACCATGGAAAGGCCTTTCCTTCTTTCGAGCAAGGAATTTTATGACAGGATGGAGTGGCGCTCCATTCTTATGTGCTTGGTGCTTTCTCCAACTATGTTTATTCATACTAAAGCGCTATTACACAATTGGTTTATGTTGAC GGGTCTGGGTTCTATACTAGAACTTCTAATTGAATTAGTTGCGCTGATACTAGATGTCATCTCTAGACCAACATGGTGGGGCATGTCAATGGAATTGGGATCAAAGCTACCATATGCTAATGCATATTTCCCCTACAAAAACCATTTATTAAGGATCTTGGTCGGCCCACTCTCATCTATAAGTTTTCTTCAATTAGTTTATCGGACAACAGAGTCCGTTTCTCATATCATGGAACAATTTGGTCGGACTTGTAAGGCATCAGTACTGAAGATTGCATCAACAGAGTCCAAGTCTATCTG GGCTCTTGCAATCTGCTTTCCAGATTGGTTTTATTTTGCTTCGGTTTTACTCTTCTCCACCAATTGTTTTCAAAAGAGTCATCAGTCAAAACGCATATTTGGAGTACCCAAATCTGgaaaaacaaataacaaagaacaatctcctcctgctgctgctgctgcaagATACATTGCTTGGATTCTGAGTCCTAACAACCAATCTCAACAAGATTGGCTATTTGGTGGTTTGACTAAAATATCAGAGTTTTGGACCCTGAGACAAATTGACTTGGGTACTTCTGGCAGAGATATAGCTAGCTGCAGGAAGAAACTTAAGAATTCCAAATGTTATAACATTGAAGAGGATTTTAGTCTTGGAACTGAGGATAACTGTCAAACCATTGGCCTCTGGCTTAAAGAATTCCAAAGTATCATGAAGCATGGTAACGAATCTGTCAACAATTTGTACTCCTGTGAAGCAAATTCATACGTTTTTGCTTTTGAGAACCATATGTTTTTCAGGAGAATCCCATTGGGCATCTTGATTGGTTTCCCAAGTTATGTAAATGAAGATGGATTTGAACTTCTGTTGCATTATGCTGCAACTGGTAGGATGCTTCCTTTAACGACTAAGAACGATAGAAAGGATCATTTAGAAAAAAAGTCTATGGGACTAGAAGATCTGGGCCTAGGAAGCAATAGTAAAAAGGAAGCTGTTGCAGGTGCCTGTCTTGTCTTCAGTTTAAGTGATACTGTTGAGAGGATATCTGCCTCGTTATTTGAGAATGAAAAAAGTGGGCTGGACGCTATTTCCCAGGTGAAATTGAGGGCAGGCAGGTATTTGATAAAGTGTCTTAAGAGCCTCATCCAGCTCAATATTGCTGAAGATGGACATGCGACGCAGATGGATCTCCATGATAGACTGGAGCGATGGAGGCATCAAGGGCAAGAAATGttaaatattgacaaagatcTAGATGATGCCATTAAGGCCTTGAGTAATGAATTATTACCATCATGA
- the LOC107260878 gene encoding transmembrane protein 258, whose protein sequence is MAPKAITSPVPVNLYPALALSMLAIGLMVTASFFIYEATSSRRNRSLVKELTTGAIASFFLGFGSLFLLLASGVYV, encoded by the exons ATG GCTCCAAAAGCGATCACGAGTCCAGTTCCTGTGAATTTGTATCCAGCCCTAGCTCTCTCTATGCTTGCGATCGGCCTCATGGTTACTGCTTCCTTCTTCAT CTATGAAGCAACCTCATCTAGGCGAAATCGTAGCCTTGTTAAGGAGCTTACAACAGGAGCAATTGCATCATTTTTTCTG GGTTTTGGATCACTATTCCTGCTACTTGCTTCTGGTGTTTATGTTTAG
- the LOC8272549 gene encoding uncharacterized protein LOC8272549: MEGSSSRKREGCGGRGDDDDDDDDPVVMKRPRTPPAVYSDNNMCSEEDIIMGSWLSVDQQDDYSTVDELLKFLDDNITTNTTVKFIENPYSSPLVFQSCSSYITINGNEETCGSSFSDWESSVMASVDMCGGFTKGGKMDCIDGFELSDWFRGGEGGACGFKGAEKAAREGSSGGDTNGFDWEFDYECFLDNGGSEGIF, translated from the coding sequence aTGGAGGGTTCGAGTTCAAGAAAGAGAGAAGGGTGTGGTGGTCgtggtgatgatgatgatgatgatgatgatccAGTGGTGATGAAAAGGCCAAGAACTCCTCCGGCGGTTTATTCTGACAATAACATGTGTAGTGAGGAAGATATTATTATGGGTTCTTGGCTATCAGTGGATCAACAAGATGATTATAGTACGGTAGATGAGTTACTGAAGTTTCTCGATGATAATATTACTACTAATACAACGGTTAAGTTTATTGAAAATCCATATTCTTCACCACTAGTTTTTCAATCTTGTTCTTCTTATATCACTATTAATGGTAATGAAGAGACTTGTGGGTCTTCTTTCTCTGACTGGGAGTCTTCTGTCATGGCCAGCGTTGACATGTGTGGTGGATTTACAAAAGGTGGCAAAATGGACTGCATTGATGGATTTGAGTTATCTGACTGGTTTCGAGGCGGGGAGGGCGGCGCGTGCGGTTTTAAGGGGGCGGAGAAGGCGGCGCGTGAAGGAAGTAGCGGTGGCGATACTAATGGGTTTGACTGGGAGTTTGATTATGAGTGTTTTCTAGATAATGGTGGCAGCGAAGGTATTTTTTGA
- the LOC8272546 gene encoding beta-galactosidase: MSRGSLFISLLLFVTAWVCNVTATVWYDHKAITINNQRRILISGSIHYPRSTPEMWPGLIQKAKEGGIEVIQTYVFWNGHEPSPGQYYFQDRYDLVKFIKLVQQAGLYVHLRIGPYVCAEWNFGGFPMWLKYVPGIEFRTDNGPFKAAMQKFVTLIVNMMKEQKLFQTQGGPIILSQIENEYGPVEWTIGAPGKAYTKWAAAMATGLNTGVPWIMCKQEDAPDPTIDTCNGFYCEGYKPNNYNKPKVWTENWTGWYTEWGASVPYRPPEDTAFSVARFIAASGSFVNYYMYHGGTNFDRTAGLFMATSYDYDAPLDEYGLTHDPKWGHLRDLHRAIKQSERALVSADPTVISLGKNQEAHVFQSKMGCAAFLANYDTQYSARVNFWNKPYSLPRWSISVLPDCKTVVYNTAKISAQSTQKWMMPVASGFSWQSHIDEVPVGYSAGTFTKVGLWEQKYLTGDKTDYLWYMTDVTINSNEGFLRSGKNPFLTVASAGHVLHVFINGHLAGSAYGSLENPKLTFSQNVKLVGGVNKIALLSATVGLANVGVHYDTWNVGVLGPVTLQGLNQGTLDMTKWKWSYKIGLKGEDLKLFSGGANVGWAQGAQLAKKTPLTWYKTFINAPPGNDPVALYMGSMGKGQMYINGRSIGRHWPAYTAKGNCKDCDYAGYYDDQKCRSGCGQPPQQWYHVPRSWLKPTGNLLVVFEEMGGDPTGISLVKRVVGSVCADIDDDQPEMKSWTENIPVTPKAHLWCPPGQKFSKIVFASYGWPQGRCGAYRQGKCHALKSWDPFQKYCIGKGACDIDVAPATFGGDPCPGSAKRLSVQLQCS; encoded by the exons ATGAGTAGAGGCAGCTTGTTCATATCCCTACTGTTGTTTGTTACTGCATGGGTTTGTAATGTCACAGCTACTGTCTGGTATGACCATAAAGCTATTACTATCAATAACCAAAGAAGAATCCTTATTTCAGGATCCATTCACTACCCAAGAAGCACTCCTGAG ATGTGGCCAGGTCTCATTCAGAAAGCCAAAGAGGGAGGCATAGAAGTGATACAAACTTATGTATTCTGGAATGGACATGAACCTTCTCCTGGACAA tattACTTTCAGGATAGGTATGATCTAGTCAAGTTCATCAAGTTGGTACAGCAAGCAGGTCTCTATGTTCATCTCCGAATCGGACCTTATGTTTGTGCTGAATGGAACTTTGG GGGATTTCCTATGTGGCTAAAGTATGTCCCTGGTATTGAATTTAGAACTGATAATGGACCTTTTAAG GCGGCAATGCAAAAGTTTGTTACGCTGATTGTCAATATGATGAAGGAACAAAAGTTGTTTCAAACTCAAGGAGGTCCTATAATTCTGTCTcag ATAGAAAATGAATATGGACCAGTGGAATGGACAATTGGTGCTCCAGGTAAAGCTTATACAAAATGGGCAGCTGCAATGGCAACGGGTCTCAATACAGGAGTCCCATGGATCATGTGCAAGCAAGAGGATGCCCCTGATCCTACA ATTGATACCTGCAATGGATTCTACTGTGAAGGCTACAAACCAAACAACTACAATAAACCCAAAGTATGGACAGAAAACTGGACTGGCTG GTATACAGAATGGGGTGCTTCAGTTCCTTATAGGCCACCAGAAGATACAGCATTTTCAGTTGCGAGGTTTATAGCAGCCAGTGGTTCAtttgtaaattattatatg TACCATGGAGGAACCAATTTTGACAGAACTGCAGGCCTTTTCATGGCCACTAGCTATGATTATGATGCCCCTCTTGATGAATATG GACTAACACATGATCCAAAGTGGGGACATTTAAGAGATTTGCACAGAGCTATCAAGCAATCTGAACGCGCTTTAGTCTCAGCGGATCCTACAGTGATATCACTTGGGAAAAATCAAGAG GCTCATGTTTTCCAATCAAAGATGGGATGTGCAGCATTCTTGGCAAACTATGACACACAATACTCTGCTCGAGTTAACTTCTGGAACAAGCCATATTCGCTACCACGTTGGTCCATCAGTGTTCTCCCTGATTGCAAGACTGTAGTTTATAACACTGCAAAA ATTAGTGCCCAAAGCACCCAGAAGTGGATGATGCCTGTTGCTTCTGGATTTTCTTGGCAGTCACATATTGATGAAGTTCCCGTTGGTTATTCTGCTGGTACATTTACCAAGGTCGGACTATGGGAGCAGAAGTATCTCACTGGTGATAAAACTGATTATTTGTGGTACATGACAGA TGTAACTATAAACTCTAACGAAGGGTTTTTGAGGTCTGGCAAAAATCCTTTTCTGACAGTTGCTTCAGCTGGCCATGTTTTGCATGTTTTTATCAATGGTCATTTAGCAG GATCTGCATATGGATCATTGGAGAATCCTAAGTTAACATTTAGCCAGAATGTGAAGTTAGTGGGTGGTGTTAACAAGATTGCTTTGTTAAGTGCTACTGTCGGTCTTGCT AATGTCGGTGTGCATTATGATACATGGAATGTTGGGGTTCTAGGTCCAGTCACATTGCAGGGTCTGAATCAAGGGACACTAGACATGACAAAATGGAAATGGTCTTACAAG ATTGGTCTGAAGGGCGAAGATTTGAAACTCTTCTCTGGAGGTGCAAATGTTGGCTGGGCCCAAGGAGCACAATTGGCTAAAAAGACACCGCTAACATGGTACAAG ACTTTCATTAATGCACCGCCAGGCAACGATCCAGTAGCTTTATATATGGGTAGCATGGGTAAAGGTCAGATGTATATAAATGGCCGAAGTATTGGACGCCACTGGCCTGCATATACCGCCAAAGGTAATTGTAAAGATTGTGATTACGCCGGATATTATGATGATCAGAAATGTAGATCTGGATGCGGACAGCCCCCTCAACAATG GTATCATGTTCCACGCTCATGGCTGAAACCCACGGGGAATCTGTTAGTTGTATTCGAAGAAATGGGTGGTGATCCGACAGGAATTTCTTTGGTAAAAAGAGTTGTAGGAAGTGTTTGTGCTGATATAGATGATGACCAACCAGAAATGAAAAGCTGGACAGAGAACATCCCAGTCACGCCCAAAGCCCATCTGTGGTGTCCGCCAGGCCAGAAGTTCTCTAAGATCGTCTTTGCCAGCTACGGATGGCCTCAGGGTAGATGCGGCGCCTATCGACAGGGGAAGTGTCATGCCTTAAAgtcatgggaccctttccaAAAG TACTGCATTGGAAAGGGAGCATGCGATATAGATGTGGCTCCTGCAACTTTTGGAGGGGATCCTTGTCCAGGAAGTGCAAAGAGGCTTTCGGTCCAACTTCAATGCAGCTGA
- the LOC8272547 gene encoding uncharacterized protein LOC8272547 isoform X2 codes for MPCHLLLCAFARVAVSASCYRYLVPSMHVLDTKSINGKSSALSKLLCSLPKDSLNNHEIPPRLLSWYLDPLALKHNISNILQVTMERPFLLSSKEFYDRMEWRSILMCLVLSPTMFIHTKALLHNWFMLTGLGSILELLIELVALILDVISRPTWWGMSMELGSKLPYANAYFPYKNHLLRILVGPLSSISFLQLVYRTTESVSHIMEQFGRTCKASVLKIASTESKSIWALAICFPDWFYFASVLLFSTNCFQKSHQSKRIFGVPKSGKTNNKEQSPPAAAAARYIAWILSPNNQSQQDWLFGGLTKISEFWTLRQIDLGTSGRDIASCRKKLKNSKCYNIEEDFSLGTEDNCQTIGLWLKEFQSIMKHGNESVNNLYSCEANSYVFAFENHMFFRRIPLGILIGFPSYVNEDGFELLLHYAATGRMLPLTTKNDRKDHLEKKSMGLEDLGLGSNSKKEAVAGACLVFSLSDTVERISASLFENEKSGLDAISQVKLRAGRYLIKCLKSLIQLNIAEDGHATQMDLHDRLERWRHQGQEMLNIDKDLDDAIKALSNELLPS; via the exons ATGCCTTGTCATTTGCTTTTATGTGCTTTCGCTAGAGTTGCGGTTTCAGCATCCTGCTATAGATATTTGGTCCCCTCAATGCATGTATTGGatactaaatcaattaatgGAAAAAGCTCTGCTCTTTCAAAGCTCCTCTGTTCCTTGCCTAAAGACTCTCTGAACAACCATGAAATACCACCAAG GTTGCTATCCTGGTATCTCGATCCACTAGCCTTAAAGCATAATATCTCAAATATTTTGCAAGTCACCATGGAAAGGCCTTTCCTTCTTTCGAGCAAGGAATTTTATGACAGGATGGAGTGGCGCTCCATTCTTATGTGCTTGGTGCTTTCTCCAACTATGTTTATTCATACTAAAGCGCTATTACACAATTGGTTTATGTTGAC GGGTCTGGGTTCTATACTAGAACTTCTAATTGAATTAGTTGCGCTGATACTAGATGTCATCTCTAGACCAACATGGTGGGGCATGTCAATGGAATTGGGATCAAAGCTACCATATGCTAATGCATATTTCCCCTACAAAAACCATTTATTAAGGATCTTGGTCGGCCCACTCTCATCTATAAGTTTTCTTCAATTAGTTTATCGGACAACAGAGTCCGTTTCTCATATCATGGAACAATTTGGTCGGACTTGTAAGGCATCAGTACTGAAGATTGCATCAACAGAGTCCAAGTCTATCTG GGCTCTTGCAATCTGCTTTCCAGATTGGTTTTATTTTGCTTCGGTTTTACTCTTCTCCACCAATTGTTTTCAAAAGAGTCATCAGTCAAAACGCATATTTGGAGTACCCAAATCTGgaaaaacaaataacaaagaacaatctcctcctgctgctgctgctgcaagATACATTGCTTGGATTCTGAGTCCTAACAACCAATCTCAACAAGATTGGCTATTTGGTGGTTTGACTAAAATATCAGAGTTTTGGACCCTGAGACAAATTGACTTGGGTACTTCTGGCAGAGATATAGCTAGCTGCAGGAAGAAACTTAAGAATTCCAAATGTTATAACATTGAAGAGGATTTTAGTCTTGGAACTGAGGATAACTGTCAAACCATTGGCCTCTGGCTTAAAGAATTCCAAAGTATCATGAAGCATGGTAACGAATCTGTCAACAATTTGTACTCCTGTGAAGCAAATTCATACGTTTTTGCTTTTGAGAACCATATGTTTTTCAGGAGAATCCCATTGGGCATCTTGATTGGTTTCCCAAGTTATGTAAATGAAGATGGATTTGAACTTCTGTTGCATTATGCTGCAACTGGTAGGATGCTTCCTTTAACGACTAAGAACGATAGAAAGGATCATTTAGAAAAAAAGTCTATGGGACTAGAAGATCTGGGCCTAGGAAGCAATAGTAAAAAGGAAGCTGTTGCAGGTGCCTGTCTTGTCTTCAGTTTAAGTGATACTGTTGAGAGGATATCTGCCTCGTTATTTGAGAATGAAAAAAGTGGGCTGGACGCTATTTCCCAGGTGAAATTGAGGGCAGGCAGGTATTTGATAAAGTGTCTTAAGAGCCTCATCCAGCTCAATATTGCTGAAGATGGACATGCGACGCAGATGGATCTCCATGATAGACTGGAGCGATGGAGGCATCAAGGGCAAGAAATGttaaatattgacaaagatcTAGATGATGCCATTAAGGCCTTGAGTAATGAATTATTACCATCATGA
- the LOC8272550 gene encoding WD-40 repeat-containing protein MSI4: protein MEPPQQVPKKRGRKPKPKEDKDQQQQQQQQSAGSKMKEGKKSQQQQQHTVDEKYTQWKSLVPVLYDWLANHNLVWPSLSCRWGPQLEQATYKNRQRLYLSEQTDGSVPNTLVIANCEVVKPRVAAAEHIAQFNEEARSPFVKKYKTIIHPGEVNRIRELPQNSRIVATHTDGPDVLIWDVEAQPNRHAVLGATNSRPDLILTGHQDNAEFALAMCPTEPFVLSGGKDKSVVLWSIQDHITASATDPATAKSPGSGGSIIKRAGEGNDRAAESPSVGPRGIYQGHEDTVEDVTFCPSSAQEFCSVGDDSCLILWDARIGSSPAVKVEKAHNADLHCVDWNPHDNNLIITGSADNSVRMFDRRNLTSNGVGTPVYKFEGHKAAVLCVQWSPDKSSVFGSSAEDGLLNIWDYDKVGKKTERATRAPNSPAGLFFQHAGHRDKVVDFHWNASDPWTIVSVSDDCDTTGGGGTLQIWRMSDLIYRPEDEVLAELEKFKSHVIECTSKA, encoded by the exons atggAGCCTCCTCAACAAGTGCCAAAAAAGAGAGGCCGAAAACCCAAGCCCAAAGAAGACAAAGATCAGcagcaacagcagcagcagcaaagCGCAGGTAGCAAAATGAAGGAAGGAAAGAAGTcacagcagcagcaacaacaTACTGTTGATGAGAAGTATACTCAATGGAAATCTTTAGTTCCTGTTCTTTATGACTGGCTCGCTAATCATAATCTCGTTTGGCCTTCTCTCTCTTGCCg GTGGGGTCCGCAGCTGGAGCAAGCTACTTACAAGAATCGACAGCGTCTTTACCTCTCCGAGCAG ACTGATGGTAGCGTGCCAAATACTTTGGTTATTGCAAATTGTGAAGTGGTAAAGCCTAGGGTCGCTGCTGCTGAGCATATTGCTCAG TTTAATGAAGAAGCTCGCTCTCCGTTTGTCAAGAAGTACAAGACAATCATACATCCTGGAGAG GTGAACAGGATCAGGGAACTGCCACAGAATAGTAGGATAGTAGCTACACATACTGATGGCCCTGAT GTTCTCATATGGGATGTTGAAGCACAACCTAATCGCCATGCTGTTCTTGGAGCTACAAATTCCCGTCCAGATTTG ATTTTGACAGGACATCAAGATAATGCAGAATTTGCTCTTGCAATGTGCCCAACTGAACCTTTTGTGCTCTCTGGAG GGAAAGACAAGTCAGTGGTTTTGTGGAGTATCCAGGACCACATAACAGCATCTGCAACTGACCCAGCAACAGCCAAGTCTCCAGGATCTGGTGGATCAATCATTAAAAGGGCAGGAGAAGGTAATGATAGGGCTGCTGAAAGCCCTTCTGTAGGGCCACGAGGTATCTACCAGGGGCATGAGGATACAGTTGAAGATGTGACATTCTGCCCGTCCAG TGCACAGGAGTTTTGCAGTGTGGGAGATGATTCTTGCCTTATATTATGGGATGCTCGAATTGGCTCTAGCCCGGCTGTCAAG GTTGAAAAGGCACACAATGCTGATCTTCACTGTGTTGATTGGAATCCCCATGATAACAACCTTATCATAACTGG GTCAGCAGATAATTCTGTTCGCATGTTTGATCGGCGAAATCTCACATCTAATGGAGTTGGGACGCCTGTCTACAAATTTGAAGGTCACAAGGCTGCTGTACTTTGTGTACAG TGGTCTCCAGACAAGTCATCTGTTTTTGGAAGTTCTGCAGAAGATGGTCTCTTGAATATTTGGGATTATGATAAG GTTGGTAAGAAAACAGAGCGCGCAACTAGAGCCCCAAATTCTCCTGCTGGATTATTTTTCCAGCATGCTGGGCACAG GGATAAAGTTGTTGACTTCCATTGGAATGCATCCGATCCTTGGACAATTGTTAGCGTGTCGGATGACTGTGATACCACTGGAGGCGGGGGAACATTGCAG ATATGGCGCATGAGTGATTTGATCTATAGGCCAGAAGATGAGGTATTGGCAGAGCTTGAGAAGTTCAAGTCGCACGTGATTGAATGTACTTCAAAGGCTTGA
- the LOC8272548 gene encoding probable polyamine oxidase 5, with translation MVAKKPRIVIIGAGMAGLTAANKLYTSSTSSKDMFELCVVEGGTRIGGRINTSEFGGDRIEMGATWIHGIGGSPVHKIAQEINSLESKQPWECMDGFWNEPKTIAEGGFELNPSLVESISTLFKNLMDFAQGKLVQASESSSGDGVDFYNLAAKASKICTSNGGGVNVAGKRSIGSFLRQGLDAYWDSVKDQEQIKGYCTWSRKLLEEAMFTVHENIQRTYTSAGDLLTLDFDAESEYQMFSGEEITIAKGYLSIIESLASVLPKGLIQLGRTVARIEWQPEANHSMENGHGHKPVQLHFNDGSVMCADHVIVTFSLGVLKAGIGQDSGMFSPPLPSFKTEAISRLGYGVVNKLFLQLSPKNDAVTKGGDDVKAKFPFLQMAFHRQDSQLRHKRIPWWMRRTASISPIHKNSSVLLSWFAGKEALELESLSDEEIINGVSTTISSFLQQQTQPNKIVSSKAHELCNGSVSSENCVESSKGSEIKFSKVLKSRWGNDPLFLGSYSYVAVGSSGDDMDKLAEPLPRIGNFETDGCPQLQILFAGEATHRTHYSTTHGAYFSGLREANRLLQHYHCVGI, from the coding sequence ATGGTGGCCAAGAAGCCAAGAATTGTGATTATTGGAGCAGGAATGGCCGGTCTAACAGCTGCAAACAAGCTTTATACTTCTTCAACAAGCTCGAAAGACATGTTTGAGCTTTGTGTTGTTGAAGGTGGTACAAGAATTGGTGGCAGAATTAACACTTCAGAATTTGGTGGTGACAGAATAGAGATGGGAGCAACATGGATCCATGGCATTGGAGGCAGCCCAGTTCATAAAATTGCTCAAGAAATCAATTCTTTAGAGTCGAAGCAGCCTTGGGAGTGCATGGATGGATTCTGGAATGAACCAAAGACTATAGCTGAAGGTGGTTTTGAGCTCAATCCATCTCTTGTTGAGTCCATATCCACTCTTTTCAAGAACCTGATGGATTTTGCTCAGGGGAAATTGGTTCAAGCCAGTGAAAGCAGTAGTGGAGATGGAGTTGATTTCTACAACCTAGCAGCTAAAGCTTCAAAGATTTGTACAAGCAATGGTGGTGGTGTGAATGTTGCTGGTAAGCGCAGTATTGGTTCTTTTCTTAGGCAAGGTCTTGATGCTTATTGGGATTCTGTTAAAGATCAAGAACAGATCAAAGGGTATTGTACTTGGAGCAGAAAGTTGCTGGAGGAAGCTATGTTTACTGTGCATGAAAATATTCAAAGGACATACACTTCTGCAGGTGACCTCTTGACTCTAGATTTTGATGCGGAAAGTGAGTACCAAATGTTTTCaggtgaagaaatcactattgcaAAAGGGTACTTGAGCATAATTGAATCACTGGCTTCTGTTCTACCCAAAGGCCTAATCCAATTAGGCCGTACGGTAGCAAGAATTGAATGGCAACCTGAAGCTAACCACTCAATGGAAAATGGTCATGGTCACAAGCCAGTACAGCTACATTTTAATGATGGATCGGTTATGTGTGCTGATCATGTTATAGTCACATTTTCACTTGGTGTACTTAAAGCTGGAATTGGTCAAGATTCAGGTATGTTTAGTCCTCCTCTTCCATCTTTCAAGACTGAGGCTATTTCACGGCTAGGATACGGTGTTGTTAACAAGCTATTTTTacaattgagtccaaaaaatGATGCTGTTACTAAAGGCGGGGATGATGTAAAAGCTAAGTTTCCCTTCTTGCAAATGGCTTTTCATAGACAGGATTCACAATTAAGGCATAAAAGGATACCATGGTGGATGAGAAGGACTGCTTCAATAAGTCCAATACATAAGAATTCTAGTGTGTTACTATCTTGGTTTGCAGGGAAAGAAGCACTTGAGCTTGAATCTCTTAGTGACGAAGAGATTATTAATGGGGTTTCAACAACAATTTCTAGCTTTTTACAACAACAGACACAGCCCAACAAGATAGTGAGTTCTAAAGCTCATGAATTATGCAATGGGAGTGTGAGTTCAGAAAATTGTGTAGAAAGCTCAAAAGGAAGTGAAATTAAATTCAGTAAAGTCTTGAAAAGCAGATGGGGTAATGATCCTCTGTTTTTGGGATCTTACAGTTATGTAGCAGTTGGATCGAGCGGAGATGATATGGATAAATTAGCAGAGCCATTGCCAAGGATTGGTAATTTTGAAACTGATGGATGTCCTCAACTTCAGATACTATTTGCAGGGGAAGCAACACATAGAACCCACTATTCTACTACTCACGGTGCTTATTTTAGTGGTCTTAGGGAAGCCAACAGGCTTCTTCAACATTATCATTGTGTTGGGATTTAG